From Hylaeus volcanicus isolate JK05 chromosome 2, UHH_iyHylVolc1.0_haploid, whole genome shotgun sequence, the proteins below share one genomic window:
- the LOC128885104 gene encoding glutaminyl-peptide cyclotransferase-like, which yields MLRGIQFIQFDTSMLQSIVMFELFFQIFLVLIGPCITDVRAPTQTRFQDEKHYHKPITLSTNQINELSEMSNVNHMNEVLDNICVVRIVGTPEHTRVKNYIKKSMQDLNWMVESDVFEDRTPTFGTLQFENVIAKLNPNAKRYLTLACHYDSKYTKERNFVGATDSAVPCAQMINLAKVMKNSLDSVKQNDISLMFIFFDGEEAFKEWGPKDSIYGARHLARAWHNNYTAYEQGEYISELDKLDVLVLLDLIGAPDPTFYNYFSNTEKWYSLLIAIENKLASLKKFESYSYGQPTQRYFQPYSIEAHIDDDHIPFLQRNIPILHLIPHPFPSVWHKPSDNRDNIDLKTTENINKILRIFVASYLHIDI from the exons ATGCTTCGCGGTATCCAGTTCATCCAGTTCGATACAAGTATGCTTCAAAGCATAGTCATGTTCGAGctgtttttccaaatttttctaGTCTTAATCGGACCTTGTATAACCGACGTAAGAGCTCCGACACAAACACGTTTTCAAGATGAAAAG CACTATCACAAGCCAATTACGCTATCGAcgaatcaaataaatgaactGTCAGAGATGTCTAATGTCAATCATATGAACGAAGTTTTAGATAACATATGCGTTGTCAGAATCGTCGGTACCCCAGAACACACAAGAGTCAAGAAT TATATCAAGAAATCCATGCAAGATCTTAATTGGATGGTAGAATCTGATGTTTTCGAAGATCGCACACCAACTTTTGGTACattacaatttgaaaatgtaattgcaAAGTTAAACCCTAATGCCAAAAGATATCTGACACTGGCCTGTCATTATGACTCAAAATATACTAAAGAAAGGAATTTTGTTGGTGCCACGGATAGTGCAGTGCCGTGTGCTCAAATGATTAATTTGGCTAAGGTTATGAAAAACAGTTTAGATTCTGTGAAACAA aatgACATTAGTttgatgtttatattttttgatgGAGAAGAAGCTTTTAAAGAATGGGGGCCTAAGGATTCTATCTATGGTGCAAGACATTTAGCTAGAGCCTGGCACAATAATTACACTGCTTACGAACAAGGAGAATATATTTCTGAATTAGATAAGCTt GATGTACTAGTTCTTTTAGATTTAATAGGTGCTCCAGATCCAacgttttataattatttcagcaATACAGAAAAATGGTACTCTTTGTTAATAGCTATTGAAAATAAGTTGGCTAgcttgaaaaaatttgaatccTATTCATATGGGCAACCAACTCAAAGGTATTTTCAACCGTATTCTATAGAAGCCCATATAGATGACGATCACATTCCATTTTTACAAAGAA aCATTCCGATATTACACTTGATACCACATCCGTTTCCATCAGTTTGGCATAAACCAAGTGACAATCGTGATAACATAGACTTAAAaacaactgaaaatattaataaaatcctAAGGATTTTTGTAGCCTCGTACTTGcatattgatatttaa